The DNA window CATTACAAACGATTCATTACACTCAGAGATAGCTTGAGCAGTGATGAGCAGTTGCGTGAGATTACTGCAATGCAAATGACCTATGAGTTTGAGAAACAAAGAGAGGTTGAAAAATTAAAGCAAGAGTTGAAGGAAAGTGAACTGGCTGATCAAATTAGTCGGCAAAATAATATTATTCTGGTCTTTCTCATCAGTTTGATTTTTGTTGTCATTTGTGCTATTGTTATTTGGCGAAGCTATAAAATCAATAAAAATGCCCGAGAGAAAATCGCATTTCAAAATTTACTTTTGGAAGAACAAAATAAAAACATTCTTGACAGTATTAAATATGCAAAACACATTCAGGAGGCGATACTTCCTCCTTCCGAATTGATTGAAAGCCTGTTGCCTGAACATTTTGTAATGTATAAACCCAAGGACATTGTGAGCGGTGATTTTTATTGGGTTGAAGAACGAAATAATAAAACATATCTGGCAGTGGTGGATTGCACCGGTCATGGAGTTCCTGGAGCATTTATGAGTATTGTTGGACGGAATGGCTTAAATGAAGCAATGAATAATTTAAAGAATCCAACTGCTGCGGAAGTCTTAGATTTTTTAAATAGTTATGTAAACAAAACACTTAATCAAACGGTTGATAATAGTTCCATTAAGGATGGGATGGACATCGCTCTCTGTGTAATAGACCGAAAGTTAAATACTGTTCAATATTCTGGAGCAAACAACCCATTGTGGATGGTGCGTTCCTCCGAAACGATTGATGTAGGGAAAGATAAAATCAGTTATTTCGGAACAGATAACAGAGGTGTTGAATACAAAGCGGATAAACAACCGATTGGTAATTTTATCGATGATATCTCACGGCCTTTTACATTTTCAGAAATAAAGCTGCAAAAAGGCGACATGTTGTATCTTTTTAGTGATGGTTATTCGGATCAGTTTGGTGGACCTAAAAAGAAAAAGTTTAAACGTTCCCAGTTAAAAATGTTGTTTCATTCCGTGTCATCTTATACGCTGCAAAAACAAAAACAATTGGTAGAAAAAGCATTTGAAGAATGGAAAGGAGAATTGGAGCAAATAGATGATGTATGTATACTCGGTGTAAGAATGTAAAAAAATGAAAAAGATTGGAATAATACTGACGATACTAGGGATTATTGTTTTTCCTATTGTGTCGTATGATTTGTTTGCTGATAAAAAAGTTGCAGTTGAGTTAACTGTTCCTGTCATGATACTAAGTTTGTCCTTTATTTTTTTAGGACCGGCATTTAGTTTATTTCCTTTATCCATCGAGAAGCTTAAAAAAATATCCAAACGATCATTTGTATTTTCTATATTTCTTATATTAATTGGTATAATTTCAAAATTTATGCGCTGGCCAGGTGCTGGAATTGAGTTCATTATTGGTGTGCTGATTTTTTCGCTGTTCTATGGTACGCTTTCTCTGAAAATAAAATATGAAAAGTGGAAAGTATATGCACGTTCAAATTTTGACGCGCTTTTTTTGAGTTTGTTTGATTTTGTAGGGATTGGTTCTTTGTTTTTAGGTTTTTTATTTAAACTTCAACATTGGCCAATGGCTCAGCAATTAATAATCGTTGGAATAATTGTATTGGCTGTTGGTGTATTGGCTTGGAATCAAAAGTTTAAGAAAGAAGTAGTTTATCGAAAAGAAACAGAAGATAAATTAAAGGACTCGCTTGAACAAATTGAATTACAGCATCAAAAGCTGGAAGAAAAGCAAAAGGAAATTATTGATAGCATCAATTATGCGAAGCGAATACAGAATTCGTTAATGTCAGATGAAAAATACATTAATAGTCACCTGACGCGTTTAAAGAAATAAATGTAGAAATGAAATACATCTTAAAATATCTTTTGTGTTGTTTCTTTCTATTTGTTTTAAATGTTAGCTACAGTCAGCATGCGAAAATCGATTCTTTAAAGAAAGCAATCACGTTATGTGAAATCGATTCAGTGAAAGCTGAGCTGTATTTCGAACTGGGCCGTCAATTCGAATATTTTAAATCAAAGGAGCGTATTGAATATTTTATGGATGCTGCGAAGCTCGCCAAGAGAATAAATTATTCTTCAGGTATTCTTAAAATGTATCCTGTTTTAATTACCAATTTATACCATCGCGGAATGAATGATGTTGCGATGAGTTACGCAATAGAATATATTCAGTTTTTGGAAAAGTATCATTATCAAGAGGATTTATATGAGTTTTATAATACCTATGCTAATTTGTTGTGTCGTCAAAAAAAATACAAGGTAGCCCGCTATTATTATGATAAATCATACAACTTTAATAAATCGCAAAAAGACTATAAACAATGTGCCAACATATTTAATAATATCAGTATTTTATTACTGAATACAGCACAATATGATAGTGCATTGATATATAATTCATTGGCTGCGCAGATTTATAAGGCAAATAATGATTATTCTGCCTATGCAAATTCAATTTTAGGTTTTGCTGAAATCACTATGAAAAAAGGTGATTTGCAATTAGCACTTCAAAAAGCGATGGAAGCGTATCGTATTTATGAAGATGCTAAAATTGATTTGGGAATGGCAAATTCGTCAATAGTTTTAGGTGAAATTAATTATCAGTTAAAAGACTATAAACAGGCATTGATAAACTATAAAACTGCATTAGATTATGCTGAGAAACTAAACTTTCAAACGATAAAACGTGATGTTTATCTAGGGGTTTCTAAAACATATAGTGGATTGAACCAATTTGAAAATGCTTATCAAAACCAATTGTTATACAAAGTGATGGATGATAGTATTTCCGCTGAAATGTTGGAAGGGAAAATGTTGGAAATGGAAGTGAAATACGATATCAGCAAAAAGGAAAGCCAGATAAAAGAATCGGAATATCAATTGGAATTGAAATCGAAACAACAAAATCAGCTGCTTTTGTTGGTTTTAGCCGGCTTTATTGTTTTGGTTTTTTTACTTTTTGCATATCGTCAAAAGCGAAAATCAAATAAAGAAATATCTGAACAAAAGCGATTGGTGGATGAAAAACAAAAAGAGATCATTGATAGTATCAATTATGCAAGAAGAATCCAGCAATCCAATATGTCTTCTGAAAAGTATATTGATAAAACCTTAAAAAGATTAATGAAATAATTCGTTTATGAAAAGGAGTAGGGTCGTCATATTATTTTTCCTTTTATTGCAGATTTCATTTCGGTCTTTTGGGCAAGACAAAGATTTGGATTCCCTTTTGCGAATTATTAAAACATCTGTTTATGATACCTTGAAAGTAGATGTGATGAATTCGCTTTTTCTAAGGTATGAATATGATGATGATTTGAAAGCTCAAGAATACTTGATCAACGCTTTAGATTTGTCAAAAAAGTCAGGTTATAAAAAAGGTGAGGCGATGACTTACGCGTATAAAGGCTTTTTTGCAGAAGACAAAGGGAATTATCCTGAAGCACTTAAGTATTATTTTGAATCTTTAAGAATTAGGGAAAAGATAAAGGATAAGCCTGGAGCAGCAGATGCTTATTTTTATGTTGGGAATGTTTATTATGCTCAGGAAAACTATGAAGAGGCTTTAAAGAAGTTTTCTTCCTCACTAAAAATTTATGAGCAGCTGGGAGTAAAGAAAAGTATTGCGATTGCACATAACAATATTGGAGGGATTTATTTTCATCAAAAAAAGTATAATGAAGCATTGCACCAATATGCGTTGGCGTTAGAAATGAGAATAAAACTGCAGGATGAGAGAGGGGTTGCTGAATCGAATCTGAGTATTGGAAATGTGTATTCGGAGCAAGGTGATTATTCTATGGCACTTACAAAATATTTGGTGGCCAAAGAAATTATGGAAAAAATTGGAATTAAGTATTTGCTAGCAGGTGTTTATTCCAATATCGGAATCGTGCATACGCGTCAGAAGAACTACAAAGAAGCTGCAATTTTTCTTAAAAAAGCCGAGCAATTATCGCTTGAGATTGGGTTTAAAGAGTGTCTAAGTAATACGTATGATGGTCTTTCAGAATTAGACAGTGCTACCGGAAATTATAAAGGAGCCTTTGAAAATCATAAATTACATATTCTATATAGCGATAGCTTAGATAATGAAGAAACGCGCAAAAAAACTATTCAGAATCAAATGAATTATGATTTTGAAAAGAAAGAAGCCATCGCTGTCGCTGAACATCAAAAGGAATTAGAAAATCAAGAGTTGATTGCAGAAGAAAAAAGTCGTAAACAAAAAATTGTATTAGTGCTTGTTTCCTGTTTTTGATTCTTGTAATAATTTTTGCTGTTTATGTTTTCAGGTCGTTGCGTATTACTCGAAAACAAAAAGATATTATTGAAAATCAAAAACTACTTGTCGAACAACAAAAGTCGGAAGTAGAAGAGCAAAAGAATAAAGTGGAGGAGCACCAAAAGGCTATTGTTGATAGTATTAAGTATGCAAGAAGAATTCAACGCTCATTATTGCCCACTGAAAAATATATTGAAAAGTCTGTAAACCGTTTGAGAAAGACGTAAGGAATGACTAAAAAGGAACGTTTCGAAAAGGTAATCGATTACTTCAGTAAAAATCATCCGATTGCTGAAACAGAATTGAACTATGATAACCCCTACCAATTATTGGTGGCGGTTATCTTGTCTGCTCAATGCACCGATAAGCGAGTAAATATAGTTACGCCAGCATTATTTAATGCTTTTCCTGTCCCCGAAGTGATGGCTGTAGCAAGCAGTGATGAAGTGTTTGAATACATTAAAAGCATCAGTTATCCGAATAATAAAGCCAAGCATTTGGTAGGAATGGCTAAAATGCTAGTAACTGAATTTAAAGGTGTGGTTCCTTCGGAAATAAATGAATTGATAAAAATGCCAGGGGTAGGGCGTAAAACCGCCAATGTTATTGCTTCTGTGGTGTATGATAAACCTGCTATGGCAGTTGATACACATGTATTTAGAGTTTCCAACCGTTTGGGTTTAACTACGAATTCAAAAACCCCTTTAGAAACGGAAAAACAACTGATAAAATACATTCCCGAAAATAAAGTAGCAGTTGCTCATCATTGGTTAATCTTGCATGGTCGCTATGTTTGTATAGCCCGAAATCCGAAATGTATGGAGTGTGAAATCAAGATGTATTGCAAATATTTCGAAGCCCTTTCGAAAAAAATAGCCAGATAAAATCCTGCTAAATATATTGGTAATTTAAATTTAGCTCAATACTGTAGGGTATTTTACAGGTTTTTGGTTGGTTTTTGTTTTGCTACGTTTTTTAGTATTCTTAAATTTTTCTTTTTTCTTGTTCATAAATAGCAGAACTTTGTTTTATAAATAAGTGATAATTCATTTAATTTTATAGAAAGAATTTATGAAAAATCACACAACAAGGCTGAAAGCAGGGGACAAGGCTCCTACTTTTAGTGGAAAAGATCAGAACGGAAAAAAAGTTTCTTTGAAAGACTTTGCAGGAAAAAAATTGGTGTTGTACTTCTATCCGAAAGACAATACACCTACTTGTACTGTTGAAGCGTGTAATTTGAGAGATAATTTTGCGCAATTAAAAAAGAAAGGATATTCTGTTTTAGGAGTCAGTGCCGATGAAGAGAAAAAACATTTAAAGTTCGTTGAGAAATTTGATTTGCCTTTCCAATTGTTGGCTGATGTGAATATGGAAGCAATAAAAGCTTACGATATTTGGGGGAAGAAACAGTTTATGGGAAAAGTTTTTGACGGAATTAATCGCACTACCTTTATAATAGATGAAAAAGGCAAAATTGAAAAAGTAATAACTGATGTGAAAAGTAAAAATCACACGGAGCAAATCTTAGGTGACTAAGTGACTAGGTGATTAAGTAGCTAGGCGAAAAAGAAAAGAGTGATAATATAATAAAGTAATAAAGTGATCAAGTGGATATTTAAAGTATAAAGGGAAATTGGAATAAAGTAGTAGTGAAACTACTCAATCACCTGATCACTCGTCCACCTAGTCATCCAAAATTGTAACTATAAAATCTATATAACCATGAGCAAAGAAACCAAAGAATCAAAAGGCGCGAAAGAAGCAAAAGAATCCGTTAACAGAGAAAAATTAAAAGCATTGCAACTCACCATCGATAAGTTAGAAAAAACCTATGGTAAAGGTGCTATTATGAAAATGGGAGATGCTCCTGCAGATAATGTGGAAGTGATTCCTACAGGTTCTTTGGGTGTTGATATTGCCCTAGGAATAGGCGGATTACCAAAAGGTAGAGTTATTGAAATTTATGGACCTGAATCGTCCGGTAAAACGACATTGACATTACATGCAATTGCTGAAGTGCAACGTGCCGGTGGAATTGCAGCATTCATTGATGCAGAACATGCATTCGACCGTACCTAGCTGAAAAATTGGGTATTGATACAGAAAATTTATTAATCTCTCAGCCTGACAATGGCGAACAAGCCTTAGAGATTGCTGAGAATTTAATCCGTTCCGGAGCAATTGATATTATTGTTATCGACTCCGTTGCCGCATTGGTTCCTAAAAGTGAAATCGAAGGTGAAATGGGGGATTCAAAAATGGGCTTACATGCACGATTAATGTCACAGGCTTTACGTAAACTTACCGGTACAATCAATAAAACAGGTTGGCTGTATCTTCATCAACCAAATGGCGGAGAAAATTGGTGTGATGTTCGGTAATCCTGAAACAACAACAGGTGGAAATGCGTTGAAATTCTATGCTTCTGTACGTATTGATATCCGTAGAATTGGACAAATTAAAGAAGGAGATGCTGTTGTTGGTAACCGTACACGTGTAAAAATCGTAAAAAACAAAGTAGCTCCTCCTTTCCGTCAGGCGGAATTTGATATCATGTATGGAGAAGGAATATCTAAAATTGGCGAAATCGTTGATTTGGGTGTTGAACATAACATCATTAAAAAGAGTGGTTCTTGGTTTAGTTACGGTGATACCAAATTAGGTCAAGGTAGAGATGCTGTTAAAGCATTGTTCCATGACAACATCGAATTGTGTGAAGAAATTGAAATGAAAATTCGTGTTGCTTTAAGCAATGCTACCTTAGTGGCTCCGGAAGTTCCGGAATTAGCAACAGCTAAAAGTTAATACCCGTTTATAGGCAGATTGCCCATTTATTTGAATGTCATCCCCAACATTCGGTTTCCTTTGGAAGCCTTATGAATACGGGATGACATTTTTTATTTACTTTTGTTTAACTTTAATCGAATCGATATGAATTTTAAAACTCTTTTTTCTTCTTTCTTTTTTGCAAGTGTAATACTGTTTTCTTCTTGTGGAAATGAACCCGTTTCGAATGAAACTCCTAAAACAGATTCGTTAAAGTCTAAATTACCTGAAGCACTTGTTAAGTTGAATGCTGATATTGCAGCAAATCCTGATAATCCGGATTTCTATCATAACCGAGCAAAATATTACTTGAATGAACAGAAGTACGATAAGGGGTTTGAGGATATGAAAAAAGTAATGATTCTGGACAGTACAAAAGCGCCTTATTTTATTACACTTTCTGATTTATATTTCCTTACCAATCAAACAGGAAATTCTAAAGCTGCATTGGAAAAATGTCTTTCATTAGACAATAAAAATGTGGATGCCATGCTCAAGTTAGCAGAGCTCTATTTTTATGTCAAAAAACACGATAAATGTTTTGAATACATTAATATGGCTTTGAAAATTGACAAGTATAATACGAAAGGGTATTTTATGAAGGGGATGAATTATAAGGAGTTAAAGGATACCGCCAAAGCCATTTCAAGTATGCAAACAGCTGTAGAAATTGACCAAACATTCTATAGCGCATACATGCAATTAGGTATTTTAAATGCCGGACAGAGAAATCCGATTGCTATTGATTATTATAAGAATGCATTGCGCATTCAACCGCAAAGTAAAGATACATGGTATGATATCGGAATGTTTTATCAAGATGCTAAAAACTGGGATAAGGCCATCGAAGCATACAATGTATTATTGAAAATAGATCCGATGCATAAAAATGCGAATTACAATTTAGGCGGAATTTATATGGTTGGAAAAAATGATTATAAATCTTCTTTAACTTATTTTTCCAAAGCATTGTCGATCGATCCGGCCTATGTGGAAGCATATTATGGAAGAGGCGTTTGTTATCAAACGATGGGAGATAAAAAAAATGCAGCAACCGATTTCAAAGCTTGTCTTTCTATTAATCCTAATTTTGAAGAAGCTGCAAATGCTTTAAAAGGATTAAACTAGGTTTATAGTTTTATTTTTTTACTTACCAATTTTTTTCCGTCACTGGCTTTGATTAAATAAATTCCTTTCGAAAGGTTGTCTGTTGGGATTGAAATTTTTGAATTTTCAGCTATAGACACATTCGTTTTTGATACAACCTTTTTTCCCATTAAATCAAACAAGTCGAATGAGACGATGCACGTAGATTCGCAATTAAAAAACAGTGTTAACTCGCTTTCAGATGCAAATGTGTAAACTAAATCAAAATCAGAACTGCTTTTTTCTACTGAAATAATTTGACTATAGGTTACAGCTCCGTCAAAATCTGCCTGCTTCAACCGATAATAGGAAACACCGGAAAGTGGAGCGTAATCAATCGTTGAATAGTTAATTGTTACGGTACTATTTCCAGCTCCGTCAATTACATCGATTTCCTCAAAAGAAAATCCATCTGCCGATCGTTCAATGGTAAAATAATCGTTGTTGGTTTCTGAGGATGTCACCCATTTAATTTCCACGTTGTTTTTAGAATTAAATGCTGCAGTAAAGTTTAACAATTCAATTGGTAGAGGGTTAACTCCGGCTAATCTAGAGGCAAGGGTAAACGGACTAAAGGAAGTAACTGCTCCACTTGTGATGATTGTACCATTTGTGGTTGTTCCTGTAGTGCCTCCATTTCCATGGTCTTTCCACATGGAACCATCCCATCTTGCAATTGCTAAATCTGGCAAGGAGGTTACACCACAACTATATGTATCCCAGCTTAAGGTTACATTTGCATCAATACTTCCCAATCTATTTAAAATCCAATATTCACATCTCCCAATATCATCTAAGGTGGCATCTTTTAATGTGACATCATAGGGAGCTAAATCCGGATCCGCATGAAAATATTCTGCAGTAAATGTTTCAGAGCCGCTTAAAGATGTTACCGAAATTGGACGATAGGCTGCATCTTTTCCTACAGGAAAAATAAAATCAGTGGCTCCATTTTTTGCAACCGGACCTGTAACAAAGCTTGTGTTGTTTGCTCCAGTGGTTGAGGAGCTTGAACTCATATTTAGAATATTTGTTGCTGTGGAGGCTACCAATCCATTTGTGAATGTTGCTAATCCATTAATAGTAGTGGCTCCATTGAGTGTTTTCATGCCACCGCCATTAAAAAGAATATTGGAGTAGGTGAGTTGACTCTCCACATTTTGAGCAGCTGTTCCGGAATACTCTACTGCTGAGCCAACGTTTAAGTTGTAAATGTTGTTGGTCGTACTAAAAGATGAAAAGGCGTTGGAAGATGCATCCGCTCCTGATAAAGTAAGCTTTCCACCACTTTCAATAGTCAATATTGCTGTTGCAACACCAGACGCACTTGTTGTGATGTAAGCACATTTTACAATACCCCCATTTTTAATAGTTAAGGAGACAGGACGAGATAAATTAACATTATTAGTAGTGATATATATTGTCCCGTCAATATCGATAGTTCCGTATACTGTAAATGATCCACCACATGCTGTTGCATCAACACCAGCCACACCATCTATTGAAATGTTGTTTGATACCGCACCGGCAGTAATTCCTCTTAATGTTTTTCCTGCATTCACAATTACATCAAACATCGCATCACTCGACCCATCATTGAATAATATCGTTGCTGACCCTGTGCTCCAAAACAAAAAGATGTTCATATCGATGGTTAATGTGGTATTGGAGGAATTGTTTATTGCATCATCTTTTCTGATTCGTGTCGCGTAAAATGAACCACTTCCAGAAATTGTACACGTAATTCCTCCAGCTAGGTCGAAGCAGATATCATCACCAGTCACCGTGCCTATTGTTCCGTTGCAAGTGATGTTGCCGTATATCTGCACATAAGCATTTGCACCCGTAAAATGATTAGTCCATAAAATTCCTCCGGTTTGAACTACTAAATTTTTACAATCAAACGGAGGTGTACCGCTTCCGTCTAAATCGATTGTATGTGTTCTTATTTCTACATTGGATGTTCCTGCATCTGGAAAATCTCCTGCTGTGCAAGCTACCCAAGCGGAACCATTCCATTTTTCCCAGGTGGTGTTTGTTCCCCAGTTCCCGTTTGCTCTGCTGCGATAATCTCCTACACTTGTGGTTACGATGCTAAGCGAAGCCACATTTGAAGTAATCGTTGGAGGAGCGCATACACCTGTTACAATGCATTGGTATTGCCAGGTATCCATCGCCAAAGTAACACCGGATAATGTCAAGCTGCTTGTTCCTGTGCCGCTATAAATACCACCATCCGAGAGATTAACAAAGCCTCCACCTTGATCTTCCTGCCATTGATAGGTCAAGCCACCTCCAGCTGCAGTTACTGTGAAAGTAGCATTGCTACCAACAGAAACCGTTGTATTGCTCGGGTGGCTCGAGATAGTAGGCGATGCATTTATTGTCATGGCAATACTTGCACTCACAGTTGACCAGCATAAAGTAGTATTGTTCTGTGCTCTTACATGATAGGTTCCTGAAACACTTACAGGATAAGTGGATGAAGTAGGGTTGGTAGTGCTTGTTCCTGAAGCATTTGTTCCTTGCCAGTACCAAGTTTCTCCAGCTGAAGGAGTCATTGTATTTAAAGTAGTTGCTCCGCAAGATGGATTTGAAGCAGCAGTGGGCGATGATGGAGTAGAAGGTGGTGTGCAGGCAGGAGCTGTTATGGATACTTCATCAAGTGTAATGTTTCCAGTTACTTTTGTTATAAAGTTGAATTTTACTTTTGAGGTGCCAGCATTTAATGTATGCGTATGAACAGTACAAGAACCGGGCATGTCTGTACTATTTGAATAGGTAATAATATTCTGATAACTTCCACCATAAAATTCTTGAACCGTAAATGTTCCGGAAGTATAACCTTGTCCTTTAAGCGTGTATATTAATTGATCGGGTACACCAGTAAAAGATACTTCAAAGTAATCTCCAGTTGAATTCAATTGTCCGGAATTCACTCCTGTGCATTGAGATGAAGTATAACTTCCAGTTCCATTGTCAATCCAACCTAAAGGAGTTGTTGTCCATGCCTCTGTTCTGGATACTGGTAATGACGTTTGGCCAATAATTACATTTGACAAAACACTTAATAAAATGATATGTATCCCTTTTAATCTCATGCTAATAATTAAATTTATTATCAGTGGTTTCGGAGACTTGTAATTGAACTTACAATTCCTATAGGGTGTTCACCGGGAGCTTTTATTGTGCAAATATCTTCTGAATAAGTGTATTCTGTATGAAGATAGTTTTATAAAAATGTTAAATGCACAATATGTTGATTCAAAAATAGATAGATTGGATGTTATGGTCAAAAATATTGCCTGAATAATTATGAACAAATTGTTAAGAATTATGCTTTTCACTTACTGCCAATTTGTATATTTGCGCGCATGCAAGAAACGATATTAATTTTAGACTTTGGTTCCCAGTATACACAGCTTATCGCCCGCAGAGTGCGCGAATTAAACGTGTATTGCGAAATTCATCCCTACAATAAAATTCCAGATATTTCAAAAGATATAAAAGGTGTTATCCTTTCGGGAAGCCCTTTCTCTGTTCGTGCCAAAGACGCACCCAATCCTTCTTTGGATGCTTTTAAGGCAAAACTGCCTTTGTTGGGTGTTTGTTATGGAGCACAATTAATGGCTCATAAATTTGGTGGAGAGGTACAAGCTTCTGAACATCGTGAATATGGTCGCGCTAATCTTTCTTTTGTAAAAGCGGATAATCTTTTGTTTAAAGGAGTTAGTGATAATTCCCAAGTATGGATGAGTCATGCAGATACCATTACCAAAATTCCTGATAATTACGAAATTATTTCTAGTACAAAGGATGTGAAGTTTGCAGGCTATCAAGTGAAAGGTGAACAAACATTTGGTATTCAGTTTCATCCGGAGGTATATCATTCAACCGAAGGTGCTCTTTTATTGAAAAATTTTGTAGTTGATATTTGCGGTTGTAAGCAAAACTGGACACCTGATTCTTTTGTAGAAACAACAGTTGCAGAGTTAAAACAAAAAATAGGAAACGATAAAGTCGTATTAGGTTTAAGTGGCGGAGTAGATTCGAGTGTTGCTGCTGTGTTGCTTCATAAAGCAATCGGAAAAAATTTGTATTGCATTTTTGTGGATAATGGTCTGCTTCGCAAAAATGAATTTGAACATGTGCTGGAGTCATACAAACACATGGGCCTAAATGTGGTTGGAGTAAATGCAAAAGATCGCTTTTATGCTGAATTATCAGGTGTTTCTGATCCTGAAAAAAAACGGAAGGCAATCGGTAAAGTATTTATTGATGTTTTTGATGATGAGTCCAAACGCATTGAAGATGTTAAATGGTTGGCGCAAGGCACCATTTATCCGGATGTGATTGAATCAATTTCGGTTAAAGGACCATCAGCAACCATCAAATCACATCACAATGTAGGCGGATTGCCTGACTATATGAAATTGCAGGTGGTTGAGCCACTAAAAACCTTATTTAAAGACGAAGTGAGAAGAGTGGGGAAGACATTAAATATTGATGATGCAATTCTAAATCGTCACCCGTTCCCTGGTCCGGGGCTTGCCATTCGTATTCTTGGAGACATTACTCCAGAAAAGGTACGGATTTTGCAAGAAGTAGATGCCATCTTTATTGATAACTTGAAATCATCCGGTTTATACAAAGAAGTTTGGCAAGCTGGTGCTATATTTTTGCCAGTTCAATCAGTTGGCGTTATGGGCGATGAACGTACATATGAAAATGCTGTGGCATTAAGAGCAGTTACAAGCACCGATGGAATGACCGCTGATTGGTGTCATTTGCCATACGAGTTTTTAGGGAAAGTATCGAATGAAATTATTAATAAAGTAAAAGGAATTAATCGTGTAGTATACGATATTAGTTCAAAACCACCAGCAACCATCGAGTGGGAGTAATGCTAATTTGAAAATTGTGTAATTTGAAAATTTCGAAATTGTATATTAAATCCTTGTTTCCTTTGGTGCTTTTTGTACTATTGGCGTTCTCTTCGTATGCTCAAGAAAAAGAATCTACTGAGATTCATAAAACCAGAAGTTCAGCAACCATTAATGGTTTAAAGTACTATTTGC is part of the Bacteroidota bacterium genome and encodes:
- a CDS encoding immunoglobulin domain-containing protein: MRLKGIHIILLSVLSNVIIGQTSLPVSRTEAWTTTPLGWIDNGTGSYTSSQCTGVNSGQLNSTGDYFEVSFTGVPDQLIYTLKGQGYTSGTFTVQEFYGGSYQNIITYSNSTDMPGSCTVHTHTLNAGTSKVKFNFITKVTGNITLDEVSITAPACTPPSTPSSPTAASNPSCGATTLNTMTPSAGETWYWQGTNASGTSTTNPTSSTYPVSVSGTYHVRAQNNTTLCWSTVSASIAMTINASPTISSHPSNTTVSVGSNATFTVTAAGGGLTYQWQEDQGGGFVNLSDGGIYSGTGTSSLTLSGVTLAMDTWQYQCIVTGVCAPPTITSNVASLSIVTTSVGDYRSRANGNWGTNTTWEKWNGSAWVACTAGDFPDAGTSNVEIRTHTIDLDGSGTPPFDCKNLVVQTGGILWTNHFTGANAYVQIYGNITCNGTIGTVTGDDICFDLAGGITCTISGSGSFYATRIRKDDAINNSSNTTLTIDMNIFLFWSTGSATILFNDGSSDAMFDVIVNAGKTLRGITAGAVSNNISIDGVAGVDATACGGSFTVYGTIDIDGTIYITTNNVNLSRPVSLTIKNGGIVKCAYITTSASGVATAILTIESGGKLTLSGADASSNAFSSFSTTNNIYNLNVGSAVEYSGTAAQNVESQLTYSNILFNGGGMKTLNGATTINGLATFTNGLVASTATNILNMSSSSSTTGANNTSFVTGPVAKNGATDFIFPVGKDAAYRPISVTSLSGSETFTAEYFHADPDLAPYDVTLKDATLDDIGRCEYWILNRLGSIDANVTLSWDTYSCGVTSLPDLAIARWDGSMWKDHGNGGTTGTTTNGTIITSGAVTSFSPFTLASRLAGVNPLPIELLNFTAAFNSKNNVEIKWVTSSETNNDYFTIERSADGFSFEEIDVIDGAGNSTVTINYSTIDYAPLSGVSYYRLKQADFDGAVTYSQIISVEKSSSDFDLVYTFASESELTLFFNCESTCIVSFDLFDLMGKKVVSKTNVSIAENSKISIPTDNLSKGIYLIKASDGKKLVSKKIKL
- the guaA gene encoding glutamine-hydrolyzing GMP synthase; the protein is MQETILILDFGSQYTQLIARRVRELNVYCEIHPYNKIPDISKDIKGVILSGSPFSVRAKDAPNPSLDAFKAKLPLLGVCYGAQLMAHKFGGEVQASEHREYGRANLSFVKADNLLFKGVSDNSQVWMSHADTITKIPDNYEIISSTKDVKFAGYQVKGEQTFGIQFHPEVYHSTEGALLLKNFVVDICGCKQNWTPDSFVETTVAELKQKIGNDKVVLGLSGGVDSSVAAVLLHKAIGKNLYCIFVDNGLLRKNEFEHVLESYKHMGLNVVGVNAKDRFYAELSGVSDPEKKRKAIGKVFIDVFDDESKRIEDVKWLAQGTIYPDVIESISVKGPSATIKSHHNVGGLPDYMKLQVVEPLKTLFKDEVRRVGKTLNIDDAILNRHPFPGPGLAIRILGDITPEKVRILQEVDAIFIDNLKSSGLYKEVWQAGAIFLPVQSVGVMGDERTYENAVALRAVTSTDGMTADWCHLPYEFLGKVSNEIINKVKGINRVVYDISSKPPATIEWE